The sequence TGGCGGGAAGATTAGAGCCTTCCCGGGACTGCCGGAAGGGGTTCCGCCGCCTCCACCCCCGTCATTGCGAGCGCAGCCTCATTCTCCGTGGTCATGCCCCGCGCAGGCGGGGCATCCAGTACGCCGCGGCCTTTCGATTTAATTACGGACGTCACGGCGTACGGGATCGCCCGCCTCCGCGGGCGATGACAGCGCGGGTCTGACTAAATGCCGCCTCAAACAAAAACCCCGGCCTCTCGGCCGGGGCTAATGTCGTTCACTCTGGTTTCGCGCTTACTCGCGCTGGCCGAGGAGCTGCAGCAGCAGCGTGAACAGGTTGATGAAGTTCAGGTACAGCGACAGCGCACCGGTGATGGCGGCACGCTCCGCAACCTCACCGCCGGCGGAAGCGTAGCCGTAGATGTAGTCGTTCTTCAACCGCTGGGTATCCCAGGCCGTGAGGCCCGAGAACACCAGCACGCCGACCACCGACACGATGAACTGCAGCAGCGAGCTGGCCAGGAACAGGTTCACAAGGCTGGCGAGGACGATGCCGATCAGGCCCATGAACAGGAACGAGCCCATGCCGGTCAGGTCACGCTTGGTGGTGTAGCCGTAGAGGCTGAGTGCACCGAAGGTCGCCGCGGTAATGAAGAACACCCGCACGATCGAGGTGTGCGTGAACACCAGGAAGATCGACGACAGCGAGATGCCCATCAGTGCCGCGAACACCCAGAACAGGATCTGGGCGGTCGAGGGCGCGAGACGGTTGATGCCCGCCGAGATCACGAACACCATCGCCAGCGGCGCCAGCATGAACAGCCACTTGAGGGGGCTCACGAACATCGCGTAGCCAAACGGCGTCAGGAACAACTTGCCGACGCGGACGGATTCCGCCGTCGGAACGTCAGTCACGGCCGCCATGTAGACGCCGAGCGCAGCCAAGCCGGTGATGGCGAGGCCGATGCTCATGTAGTTGTAGATGCGCAGCATATATGCGCGCAGGCCGGCATCGACCGTCGCGGCGTCGACACGCCCGGCGGCCCTGCCGAAAGGAGAAGCGTAGTTACGGTCTAGGTCCGACATGGTCGAATTCCCGTTGGTTGGCCCGGCCCGGCACGAGGGTCGCCATGCCGCCGGTTCGTCAAATCTATCTCGGATGCCGATGCCAGCCGACTAAATTTTGGCTCACAATCGGGGCTCCGAACCCACTCGATATGTGGGAAACTAACACATTCGCTGCAACCTTCCACGCGCGGCTGAATGTCGCCCTCGGCGGCAATCCTGACGGGAAGCTGACGGGCAGTCGTGGTTAATCGGAAGAATCGTGCGATTCCGTGCCGGCGCGCCCACCCGCTACATTTTGTCACAAATTCCGCAACACCGTCGCGGGCTTTTTGTTCAATGCCAGCAGCGTGCCGGCGAGCCCGAGCCCGACGGTGACGACGAGCGCGGCCGCGACCACACCGGCCGCGCTGCCGGCCTGCCAGACGAAGCTCAGCGTCATCAGCCGCGTCACGATCATCCAGGCCGCCACGCTGCCGGCGATCACGCCGAACAATGCGGTGGCGAGTCCGATCAGGAGGTATTCGAGCGCATAGGCGCCGAGCAGCCGCAGCCGCGTCGCGCCCAGCGTCTTCAGGATCACGGCGTCATAGACCCGGTGGCGGTGGCCGGCGGCGAGCGCCCCGCCCAGCACCAGGATCGCCGAGATCAGGGTCACGGCGCTGGCGCCGCGGATCGCGAGCGCCAGATTGGTCACGACGGAGCCGACCGTCTCCATCACCTCGCGTACGCGCACGCTGGTCACCATGGGATAGGCGTCGGCGACCTGCTTGATGATGTTGCCGTCGCCTGCGGCTTGGCCGCCGGCTTCGGTCAGCGTCGCGATATGGGTATGCGGCGCGCCCTTGAACGCGTTCGGCGAGAAGACCAGCACGAAATTGATGCCGAGCCCCTGCCAGTCGATGGTGCGCAGATTGCCGATTCTAGCCGGAATGTCGCGGCCGAGCACGTTGACCACGATCTCGTCGCCGAGCTTGAGGCCGAGGCCGTCGGCGATCTTCTTCTCCATCGAGACCAGCGGCGGGCCCGAATAGTCCGCGCTCCACCATTCGCCCTCGACCACCTTGGAGCCTTTCGGCAGCTCGCTGGTGTAGGTCAGCCCGCGGTCGCTTTGCAGCACCCATTCGGAATCGGTGGAGGGCTTGAGCTCCTCGGCGCGCAACCCCCGCGCGCCGACGATGCGGCCGCGCAGCATCGGCACGTCCTCGATCTTGGCGCCGGGGGCGATCTGGCGCAGATAGCCGTCGAACTGCTCGGCCTGCGTGCTCGGAATGTCGATGAAGAAGAACGATGGCGCCTGATCGGGGAGGGCTGCCAGGAATTGGCGGCGCAGATTGCCGTCGATCTGGGTGATGGTGACGAGCACGGCCAGCCCAAGCCCGAGCGACAGCACGACCGACGGCGTCAGCGCGCCGGGCCGGTGGATGTTGGCGATCGCCAGCCGCAGCATCGGCAGCTGCGTGCGCGGCAGCCGCCGCGCGATCGCCATCAGCAGCGCGGCAATGCCGCGGAGCAGGGCGAACACGACGACCGAGGAGGCCACGAACACCGCGGCGATGCGCTTGTCGAACGAGAGTCCGACCACGACCGCGATGAGAAGGACGATCACGACGGCCATGAAGACGAGATAGCCCGCGCGCGGCCGGTGCCATTCGGAGCTGACGGTGTCGCGGAACAGCGCGGCCACCGGCACGTCATGGGCGCGGCCGAGCGGCCACAGGCCGAAGGCGAGCGCGGTGAGCAGGCCGTAGACGAAGGACAGCGCGAGCTCCTCGGCATGCACGGCCGGCACCACCGGCAGCGGCAAAAGCTTGCCGAACAGGCCGACGATGGCGAAAGGCATGGCGGCACCGAGCGCAAGGCCGATCGCCGAGCCGATGGCGGCGAGCAGGAGGACCTGCGCGAGATAGATGCCGAACACGTCGCGGCCGGTGGCGCCGACGGCCTTGAACGCCGCGATCACCTCGAGCTTGCGGTCGATATGGCTCTTCACGGCATTGGCGACACCGACGCCGCCGACCAGCAGCGCGGCCAAGCCGACCAGCGTCAGGAACTGGGTGAAGCGGTTGATGTTGCGCTCGAGCTGCGGCGAGGCGTTGGAGCGGCTGCGGACCTCCCAGCCGGCGTGCGGCGCGGCATTGCGCGCGTCCGCGATGAAGCTCTCGGTGGCGCGCTCGCTGTTGGCGCCGTCAGGCAGCTTCACCCGGTAGACCCAACGCACCAGGCTGCCGGGCTGGATCAGGTCGGTGGCGCGCAGGCCCGCCTCGCTGATCAGGAAGCGCGGTCCGAAGCCGATGCCGCCGGCGAGCTTGTCCGGTTCGGCTTCGACCGTCGAGCGGATCTGGAAGGTCGCCGAGCCGATGCTGACGCGGTCGCCGACCTTCAGCGATAGCCGCGTCAGCAGCGTCGGATCGGCGGCGGCACCGAAGGCGCCGTCGCGCTCGGCGAGCAGGTCGGACATCGCCAGCTGCGGCGCAAGCTTCAGCTGGCCGAGCATCGGATAGGTGTCGTCGACCGCCTTCATTTCGACCAGCGCCAGCTTGCCCTCGGCCGAGCGCGCCATGCCGCGCAAGGTGGCGGCGGTCGACACGGTGCCGCGCGAGCGCAGGAAGGCGACTTCGTCGGGCTTGGCCTCGCGCTGGAACAGCACGAAGGAGACGTCGCCGCCGAGCAGGGTGCGGCCTTCGCGCGCGAGGCCGTCGGAGAGGCTCGCCGACACCGAGCCGACGCCGGCGATCGCCATCACGCCGAGCGCGATGCAGGCGATGAAGACGTAGAAGCCGCGCAGGCCGCCGCGCAATTCGCGCAGCGCGTAGCGCAGCGACAGTGCAACGCCGTTAGGCTTCGCGAAGGGTTCGGCAGCAGTGCTCATGCGGGCGCGGACTGTGTGTCGATGCGCCCGGAGCGCAGGCGAATGACGCGGTCGCAACGATGCGCCAGCGAGGAATCGTGCGTCACCAGTACCAGGGTCATGCCGCGCTCGGCATGCTTGCTGAACAGGAGATCGACGATCTGCTTTCCCGTGGCCTCGTCCAGATTGCCAGTCGGCTCGTCGGCGACGAGGATGGCGGGGTCGGGCGCCAGCGCGCGCGCGAGCGCGACGCGCTGCTGCTCGCCGCCGGAGAGCTGCGTCGGGTAGTGATGCAGGCGATCGCCGAGCCCGACCGACTGCAGCTCCTGCGCCGCGCGCTTTGCGGCATCCGGATTGCCGGCGAGCTCGAGCGGCACGGCGACGTTCTCCAGCGCCGTCATGGTCGGAATCAGATGGAAGGACTGGAAGACGATGCCGACCTGGCGGCCGCGGAAGCGGGCCAGCGCGTCCTCGTCGAGGGCATTGAAAGGCGTGCCCGAGACCACCACCTCTCCGCTATCAGGACGCTCCAACCCCGCCATCACCATCAGCAGCGTGGATTTGCCCGAGCCTGACGGGCCGATCAGGCCGATCGTCTCGCTCCGGCCGACGCGCAGGCTGATATCCTTGAGGATGTGAACGCGTGCCGCGCCCGTGCCCAATGAGAGATTGACGTTGGAGATGGCGATGGTGTCCGCAGTGCCTGCGGTGAGCGAAGAGGTTTCGATGCGAGTGTCCATGGTCCGGTCATATGGCAACTCCGCTGGCGCGGTCGAGAGGCGTTACGGATTGTTCATGCACATAGCCGTGTTGATGCTCGCTTTGATGACGATGGCGCACCCCGCCTGGGCGGAAGCGTCAAAGCCGGTCAAGCTCGTCGTTCTCGGCGACTCCTTAAGCGCCGGCCTCGGCCTGCCGGCCCGCGAGGCATTCCCTCAAAGGCTTCAAAAAGCGTTGCAGGCCAAAGGCATAGCGGTCGACATGATCAATGCCGGGGTGTCCGGCGACACCACCTCAGGCGGCCGCGACCGGCTCGACTGGTCGGTGCCGGAGGGAACCGAGGGCGTCATCGTCGAACTCGGTGCCAATGACGCGCTGCGCGGCCTCGATCCCGATGTGACGCGCGCCGCGCTCACCGAGATCATCCAGCGGCTCAAGGCGCGCAAGATCGCGGTGATGCTGTGCGGCATGCTGGCGCCGCCGAATTACGGCCCCGAATACGCGGCGCGCTTCAATTCGATTTATCCGGATCTGGCGAAGACATTCGACGTGCCGCTCTATCCGTTCTTCCTCGAGGGCGTCGCGGCCGATGCCAAGCTCAACCAGCCCGACGGCATCCATCCGACCGCGGCCGGTGTCGACATCATCGTCGGCAACATCATGCCCACGGTGGAGGCATTTCTTGGCACGATCGCTGGGCAACGGCGTTGAAACGCAGGCAGCGTTCACCGGTATTCCCAGGGATTTACCGGAGTGGGGGCGCCTAAGCTTCGCAGAGTCACACAACTGCGATAGGAATCAGGGTACCGGTGATTCGTCGCCGGCTCTAATTTGGATATGATCCTGCTCAGGGGTCGTAGCCAAGCATCGGGAGTGCGAAACGATGCCGCGTTTGTTCACCGGTCTGGAAATTCCGGCCGAGATCGGCCAGTCGCTTTCCAACTTGAGGGGCGGCCTCCCCGGCGCCCGCTGGATCGATCCCGAAAATTATCACGTCACCCTGCGCTTCATCGGCGACATCGACGGCGTCTCCGCCAACGAGATCGCCTCGATGCTGTTTCGCGTCGACCGTAAGCCGTTCGAGGTGAAGGTGCAGGGGCTCACGAGCTTCGGTGGCCGCAAGCCGCGCGCGGTCGTCGCCACGATCGTGCCGAGCAAGCCGCTGATGGACTTGCAGGCCGAGCTCGAACGCATGATGCAGCGGATCGGCCTCGATCCCGAGGGGCGCAAGTTCATCCCGCACGTCACGCTGGCCCGGTTGCACGATGCCACCGACCGCGACGTCGCCGACTATCTCTCGCTGCGCGGCTACTTCCCGAGCAAGGCTTTCCTGGCTGAACGCTTCGTGCTGTTCTCCTCGCGTGCGTCGACGGGCGGCGGACCATATGTCGTCGAGGACGCCTACGAGCTGTGTGAGTAGCGCGTCATCCCTGCGGCGTCGCGCCTGCCCGGCGGACGTCGGTCTTCGCGAAGTCTTCGCCTTTGAACAGCAGTGGTTCGTTGCTCGTGATCGCGAGCGCGTAGGAAAAGCAGTCACCGTAGTTGAGCGACGCGGCGTGGTGTCCTTTGCCGTAGCGTCGCCAGGCGCGTCGCGCTGCGTCGGCTTGCACGGTATCGACAGCCACGACCTCGGCGCCGATCTTCACGAGCCAGAGATCGAACTCACGGCCGCCTGCATCACCCAGCCGCGTCTCGATCACCATCGTTGCTTCGAGCACTGTTGCCGCTGAGATCAGGCGGATCGGATCGTCCGCGATCAGCCGCTCAATACCGGCTGCATCGTTTTCGTTGAGTGCGATGGCCATGATCGCCGATGTGTCGATCACCATCAGCGCGGCAATCCGTGCTCGTCGTATCCGAGAATTTCTTCGGGCGTGCGATCGTCCAAGGCTCGCATTTCGCTCCAGCGTCGCCTGATCTCCGCCATGTCTTCGAGCAGCGCGTCCTTGCGAGCTTGACCGCCGAGCCGGCGCAATCGCTCCTCGATGGCGCGCTTGGTGGCGGTCGTGATGTTCTCGCCGGTCAATTGCGCGAGACTTCGCGCCAATTGCTCCGTTTCGGGGTCCTTGATGCTCAGCGCCATATCGAGGTTCCTTGGTCCCTTGCTAGGTATATTCTACCTGCCTGGATGGCGAGATGGGAAGCCGATGAGAAGGTCGACCGGGTCATTTATGGTCGGGTTGGCCTGCAACGGATCTGTGAGTCGAAGAAACAGGCGCATGAGCCGTTGCGCCAATACGCAGTTGCATTTTTCACCGGTCTCTGGCGGTAAAGGGCCATGCTCTCGACCCCCAGTTCCCCTTTCAGCGAAGCCTATCAGGCTCAGATCGCCTCCGGCGCGATCGAGCCCGATGCTGCGCAGGCCGAGGTCGCCGAGGCCTATGCGGCGCTCGACCAGCGGCTCGCTGACTACAAGCCGCAGCGCAAGCAGGGCCTGCTCAGCCGCCTGTTCGGCAGCGACAAGGACGAGGCGCCGCGCGGGCTCTACATCCACGGCGAGGTCGGCCGCGGCAAGACCATGCTGATGGACCTGTTCTTCCAGCACGCCTCGGTCGAGCACAAGCGCCGCGCGCATTTCCACGAGTTCATGGCCGAGGCGCATGAGCGCATCTACGACTATCGCCAGAGCATCGCGCGCGGCGAGATCGCCGATGGCGACGTCATCGCGCTGACCGCGACTGCGATCTTCGAGGAGAGCTGGCTGCTCTGCTTCGACGAATTCCACGTCACCGACATCGCGGACGCGATGATCCTGGGCCGCCTGTTCGCGAAATTGTTCGAGCTCGGCACCGTCGTGGTCGCGACCTCCAACGTCGCGCCCGAGGATCTCTACAAGGGCGGTCTGAACCGCTCGCTGTTCCTGCCCTTCATCAGGCAGATCACCGATCACATGGACGTCGCGCGGCTCGATGCGCGCACCGACTTCCGCCTGGAGAAGCTTCAGGGCGTGCCGATGTGGCTGACGCCGGCGGACAGCGACGCCGATGCGGCGCTCGACCGCGCCTGGTCGAAAATGTCGGGCAGCGCCAAATGCAATTCGCGCGATATTTCGATCAAGGGCCGCATCCTGCACGTGCCGTGCTCGGCCCATGGCATCGCGCGATTCTCCTTCACCGATCTCTGCGAGAAGCCGCTCGGGGCATCCGACTACCTCAGGCTCGCGCAGGATTAT comes from Bradyrhizobium sp. CCGE-LA001 and encodes:
- a CDS encoding type II toxin-antitoxin system VapB family antitoxin, with the translated sequence MALSIKDPETEQLARSLAQLTGENITTATKRAIEERLRRLGGQARKDALLEDMAEIRRRWSEMRALDDRTPEEILGYDEHGLPR
- a CDS encoding arylesterase → MHIAVLMLALMTMAHPAWAEASKPVKLVVLGDSLSAGLGLPAREAFPQRLQKALQAKGIAVDMINAGVSGDTTSGGRDRLDWSVPEGTEGVIVELGANDALRGLDPDVTRAALTEIIQRLKARKIAVMLCGMLAPPNYGPEYAARFNSIYPDLAKTFDVPLYPFFLEGVAADAKLNQPDGIHPTAAGVDIIVGNIMPTVEAFLGTIAGQRR
- the thpR gene encoding RNA 2',3'-cyclic phosphodiesterase; the encoded protein is MPRLFTGLEIPAEIGQSLSNLRGGLPGARWIDPENYHVTLRFIGDIDGVSANEIASMLFRVDRKPFEVKVQGLTSFGGRKPRAVVATIVPSKPLMDLQAELERMMQRIGLDPEGRKFIPHVTLARLHDATDRDVADYLSLRGYFPSKAFLAERFVLFSSRASTGGGPYVVEDAYELCE
- a CDS encoding ABC transporter ATP-binding protein codes for the protein MDTRIETSSLTAGTADTIAISNVNLSLGTGAARVHILKDISLRVGRSETIGLIGPSGSGKSTLLMVMAGLERPDSGEVVVSGTPFNALDEDALARFRGRQVGIVFQSFHLIPTMTALENVAVPLELAGNPDAAKRAAQELQSVGLGDRLHHYPTQLSGGEQQRVALARALAPDPAILVADEPTGNLDEATGKQIVDLLFSKHAERGMTLVLVTHDSSLAHRCDRVIRLRSGRIDTQSAPA
- the zapE gene encoding cell division protein ZapE, coding for MLSTPSSPFSEAYQAQIASGAIEPDAAQAEVAEAYAALDQRLADYKPQRKQGLLSRLFGSDKDEAPRGLYIHGEVGRGKTMLMDLFFQHASVEHKRRAHFHEFMAEAHERIYDYRQSIARGEIADGDVIALTATAIFEESWLLCFDEFHVTDIADAMILGRLFAKLFELGTVVVATSNVAPEDLYKGGLNRSLFLPFIRQITDHMDVARLDARTDFRLEKLQGVPMWLTPADSDADAALDRAWSKMSGSAKCNSRDISIKGRILHVPCSAHGIARFSFTDLCEKPLGASDYLRLAQDYHTILVDHIPVMDSSQRNAAKRFITLIDTLYDNAVKLMASADANPISLYLGHEGNEAMEFKRTASRLIEMSSESYLALPHGRKDSTASGSTKGLVET
- a CDS encoding ABC transporter permease, which translates into the protein MSTAAEPFAKPNGVALSLRYALRELRGGLRGFYVFIACIALGVMAIAGVGSVSASLSDGLAREGRTLLGGDVSFVLFQREAKPDEVAFLRSRGTVSTAATLRGMARSAEGKLALVEMKAVDDTYPMLGQLKLAPQLAMSDLLAERDGAFGAAADPTLLTRLSLKVGDRVSIGSATFQIRSTVEAEPDKLAGGIGFGPRFLISEAGLRATDLIQPGSLVRWVYRVKLPDGANSERATESFIADARNAAPHAGWEVRSRSNASPQLERNINRFTQFLTLVGLAALLVGGVGVANAVKSHIDRKLEVIAAFKAVGATGRDVFGIYLAQVLLLAAIGSAIGLALGAAMPFAIVGLFGKLLPLPVVPAVHAEELALSFVYGLLTALAFGLWPLGRAHDVPVAALFRDTVSSEWHRPRAGYLVFMAVVIVLLIAVVVGLSFDKRIAAVFVASSVVVFALLRGIAALLMAIARRLPRTQLPMLRLAIANIHRPGALTPSVVLSLGLGLAVLVTITQIDGNLRRQFLAALPDQAPSFFFIDIPSTQAEQFDGYLRQIAPGAKIEDVPMLRGRIVGARGLRAEELKPSTDSEWVLQSDRGLTYTSELPKGSKVVEGEWWSADYSGPPLVSMEKKIADGLGLKLGDEIVVNVLGRDIPARIGNLRTIDWQGLGINFVLVFSPNAFKGAPHTHIATLTEAGGQAAGDGNIIKQVADAYPMVTSVRVREVMETVGSVVTNLALAIRGASAVTLISAILVLGGALAAGHRHRVYDAVILKTLGATRLRLLGAYALEYLLIGLATALFGVIAGSVAAWMIVTRLMTLSFVWQAGSAAGVVAAALVVTVGLGLAGTLLALNKKPATVLRNL
- a CDS encoding type II toxin-antitoxin system VapC family toxin, giving the protein MVIDTSAIMAIALNENDAAGIERLIADDPIRLISAATVLEATMVIETRLGDAGGREFDLWLVKIGAEVVAVDTVQADAARRAWRRYGKGHHAASLNYGDCFSYALAITSNEPLLFKGEDFAKTDVRRAGATPQG
- a CDS encoding Bax inhibitor-1/YccA family protein gives rise to the protein MSDLDRNYASPFGRAAGRVDAATVDAGLRAYMLRIYNYMSIGLAITGLAALGVYMAAVTDVPTAESVRVGKLFLTPFGYAMFVSPLKWLFMLAPLAMVFVISAGINRLAPSTAQILFWVFAALMGISLSSIFLVFTHTSIVRVFFITAATFGALSLYGYTTKRDLTGMGSFLFMGLIGIVLASLVNLFLASSLLQFIVSVVGVLVFSGLTAWDTQRLKNDYIYGYASAGGEVAERAAITGALSLYLNFINLFTLLLQLLGQRE